The bacterium nucleotide sequence CCAGCGCATAGAGGACCGTCGGGTCGGCTTCCAGGCGCATCCCGCGCGCCAGGCGGTTCAGATAGACGCGCGCGATGCGAGGCCGGTCGTCGTCGAGACGGGCCTCGGACTCCACGATGGAGGCCAGGGTCGTCCAGGCCAGGACATCCTGCGGGTGGCCGGGTGGCGCGCTCGCGCGCAGCTCGCGCAGGGTCCGCGCGAAGGCGGCGAGCAGCGTCTCCACCACCGCTTCCGGCTGCACGGGGTACTCGAAGGCATAGGTGTCGGGAAAGAGGAAGCCCTCCAGGTTCGGCCGGCCGGCGAGGAAGTCGTGGGCCGGCCAGCGCCGCGGCTCGCGCACGAGACGCGCGACGGCCAGCGAATCCAGCGCCAGCTGGCGGGCGATCGCGCGCACGCTCTCGTCGAGCCAGAGGCCCTCGCGGAGCGTCAGGCGCAGCGGCTCCGTGCGGCCCGCGGTGAGCGCGCCGGCGATCGCCGCCGGGCTGCTCGGCCGCGCGAAGCGGTAGCGGCCGGCCTTGAGTCGCCCCGCGTCGCCGCGCAGGCCGAGACCCCAGAAGAAGGCCCGCGGCGAGCGCAGGACGCCCGCAGCGACCAGCTGTCGCGCGATCCCCCGCGAGCTGCTGCCCGGCGCGATGATCAGGATCGTGTCGGGCGCCGCGGCCGCCGGCGTGCGGCGCCAGGCGCGCTCGAGACCCAGCCCCAGCCCGCCCGCCATCAGCAGCAGAAGGACGAAGGCCCCCAGCCGGAGCCCGGCGCGTCGCCAGGGGCTCATGCC carries:
- the mltG gene encoding endolytic transglycosylase MltG, whose protein sequence is MSPWRRAGLRLGAFVLLLLMAGGLGLGLERAWRRTPAAAAPDTILIIAPGSSSRGIARQLVAAGVLRSPRAFFWGLGLRGDAGRLKAGRYRFARPSSPAAIAGALTAGRTEPLRLTLREGLWLDESVRAIARQLALDSLAVARLVREPRRWPAHDFLAGRPNLEGFLFPDTYAFEYPVQPEAVVETLLAAFARTLRELRASAPPGHPQDVLAWTTLASIVESEARLDDDRPRIARVYLNRLARGMRLEADPTVLYALGERRLRVTYSDLRVDSPYNTYRNTGLPPGPICSPGRASLAAPLAADPRDRSLFFVADGKGGHRFAATYAEHKLNVAALRRLRASGS